The Pirellulimonas nuda genome includes a region encoding these proteins:
- a CDS encoding dynamin family protein encodes MDRTDQPAPLPPPPQWESSHAGQLDGREFDRRATLRERIVTLRDELFSPTFLESAERVEGAGAHIERFRSTIDSVLAELENEPAVRIALLGPSRHGKSTLLNALASASILPTSDIKPCTAAIVSLKHDGQWGFTIEFISERRLDRERRRAVEEARDYLHRLERGGGSEEEPDDPRFIHSTLERFVTILGIDPTQSAAELVRSVADAPIPDEVARLLGHKAQPKSDSLPHMRVTIERYLSTKDIFWTIIDRCEIRGPFRDWHPNLQLVDLPGTNDNDPQRTEITNSLRKEARAVAVCTSDSNLGIDITSWLRSSSVLGDYLEATDSGRQQLFIIKTKFDAHIPEFDLDDSAADDPDAEERLYRAAIDRHIDEQTQTYRKMLRDIASPLMPLGNSEEDSKTRSEMLERIASIRVFFVSALAYEAFQKRISPGRVRLRGLMDQFGGDPDRTGIPELKHFVNQIAAEHLARFYFDDLEQRVAREVGRLVRFFSQAWATLEAGVGEGSGAIARLVAKLDEEIIPWFDDYIDVATKEFVAGSNRSAREIRESFGGLRRALEERIASNRRSWNVLYWNTLRAVARKKGIHTTGRGEFIDVNQALCGAMVDGLSSGWTTFRDKIIQSASDSLVVGAVDQLRRRIRESSRDINDGEATAALEVIAENLESVAATHSESMSEAVQRIVHDLQSIRKPAYDVVQDGLGPTYTAVVNEGGIGCQARMRERLGRGAEASVQDVHASVAEVLDQRLFGLCQGASSSLMRFRADAIAELRNASAQLRRAGEIEQRGQMIAQMEHIRTAALQVWEAVRATSRVPTAYMAPLSLPPPEAPRRDSEAPLLPFEPYGNQEPSPTDSPNPAPEPDQQSGTSLGDDASSAGVTSPANHDADGAAIGQEGPATSATAVGASSPAGGTTVSEPEEPWNLSNRPRSVTQRIPFPEDPAPPPSNGPAPPKEEPAIPVEVTPDAGEPPGEPAPPADESPSDFLDRLLSSPLYREQRDRCGRAALNEGDLRRFLDAMQRSHWSLTTPALCRQLGLGRLRVEPRIAAVQRLLNVDGLQIVQFCRDTDTVEIKADLLSQEFTD; translated from the coding sequence GTGGATCGCACTGACCAACCTGCTCCACTCCCGCCGCCGCCTCAGTGGGAGAGCTCGCACGCCGGACAGCTAGACGGGAGAGAGTTTGACCGACGGGCGACGCTGAGAGAGCGGATCGTGACGCTCAGAGACGAGCTCTTCTCACCAACGTTTCTCGAATCCGCCGAACGCGTCGAGGGCGCCGGCGCCCACATCGAGCGTTTCCGGAGCACAATCGACTCGGTGCTGGCGGAGCTCGAGAACGAGCCGGCCGTAAGGATCGCGTTGTTGGGCCCGAGTCGGCACGGCAAGAGCACGCTGCTGAACGCCCTCGCGTCTGCTTCGATCTTGCCGACGTCCGACATCAAGCCCTGCACCGCGGCGATCGTCTCACTGAAGCATGACGGTCAGTGGGGCTTCACGATCGAGTTCATCTCGGAGAGACGCCTGGACAGGGAGCGTAGGCGAGCGGTGGAAGAAGCTCGTGACTATCTCCACCGGTTAGAGCGGGGGGGTGGGAGCGAGGAGGAGCCGGACGACCCTCGGTTCATCCACAGCACACTCGAACGATTCGTCACCATCTTGGGGATCGACCCTACACAATCGGCCGCTGAACTCGTGCGGTCGGTCGCGGACGCCCCGATCCCGGACGAGGTCGCCCGCCTGCTCGGCCATAAGGCGCAGCCTAAGAGCGACAGCCTCCCGCACATGCGGGTCACGATTGAGAGGTACCTTTCTACGAAGGACATCTTTTGGACGATCATCGACAGGTGCGAGATCCGGGGGCCGTTCAGAGACTGGCACCCAAACCTGCAGCTCGTCGACCTCCCCGGCACCAACGACAACGACCCGCAACGCACCGAAATCACCAACAGTCTGCGGAAGGAGGCCCGTGCGGTCGCGGTCTGCACCAGCGATAGCAACCTCGGGATCGACATCACGTCGTGGCTGCGGAGCTCAAGCGTCCTGGGCGACTACCTCGAAGCGACCGACAGCGGGCGGCAGCAGCTATTCATCATCAAGACGAAGTTTGACGCCCACATCCCCGAATTCGACCTCGACGATTCTGCTGCCGACGACCCTGACGCAGAAGAGCGGCTCTACCGTGCGGCAATCGACCGTCACATCGACGAACAGACGCAGACCTACCGGAAGATGCTACGTGACATCGCGTCCCCCCTGATGCCGCTGGGCAACAGTGAAGAGGATTCCAAGACGCGTAGCGAGATGCTCGAGCGGATCGCCTCGATCCGCGTCTTCTTTGTGTCGGCCCTGGCCTACGAAGCGTTCCAGAAGCGGATCAGCCCAGGACGCGTCCGGCTACGCGGCCTCATGGATCAGTTCGGCGGCGACCCGGACAGAACAGGGATCCCGGAGCTGAAGCACTTCGTGAACCAGATCGCAGCCGAGCACTTGGCACGCTTCTACTTCGACGACCTCGAGCAACGCGTGGCCCGGGAGGTGGGTCGGCTGGTGCGTTTTTTTAGCCAAGCCTGGGCTACCCTCGAGGCAGGAGTCGGCGAAGGATCTGGCGCGATCGCCCGGCTCGTCGCCAAGCTCGACGAAGAGATCATCCCCTGGTTCGATGACTATATTGACGTAGCAACAAAAGAGTTTGTCGCGGGCAGCAACCGGTCCGCCCGAGAGATCCGGGAGAGCTTCGGCGGGCTGCGGCGGGCGCTTGAGGAGAGGATCGCCTCGAACCGGCGTTCGTGGAACGTCTTGTACTGGAACACCCTGCGGGCCGTCGCTCGCAAGAAGGGCATCCACACTACCGGGCGTGGCGAGTTCATCGACGTCAACCAGGCTTTGTGCGGCGCCATGGTTGACGGCCTCTCAAGCGGGTGGACTACTTTCCGAGACAAGATCATTCAATCTGCTAGCGACTCGCTCGTGGTGGGCGCCGTCGACCAGCTGCGTCGCCGGATCCGAGAGTCGTCCCGGGACATCAACGACGGCGAGGCGACGGCAGCCCTCGAAGTGATCGCCGAGAACCTCGAATCGGTGGCGGCGACGCACAGCGAGTCGATGTCCGAGGCGGTGCAGAGGATCGTTCACGACCTCCAGTCGATTAGAAAACCGGCCTATGACGTGGTGCAGGACGGGCTTGGCCCGACCTACACCGCCGTCGTCAACGAGGGAGGGATCGGTTGTCAGGCCCGGATGCGTGAGCGGCTTGGCCGTGGGGCCGAGGCGAGCGTGCAGGATGTACACGCCTCGGTCGCGGAAGTCTTGGACCAGCGGCTGTTCGGCCTCTGCCAGGGAGCGTCGAGTTCGTTGATGCGTTTTCGGGCGGACGCGATCGCAGAACTTCGCAACGCCAGCGCCCAGCTCCGAAGAGCCGGCGAGATCGAGCAGCGTGGCCAGATGATCGCCCAGATGGAGCATATCCGCACCGCCGCCCTCCAGGTCTGGGAGGCCGTTCGAGCGACTTCAAGGGTGCCGACGGCCTACATGGCCCCGCTCTCACTGCCGCCGCCCGAGGCCCCGCGTCGCGACTCGGAGGCGCCTTTATTGCCGTTTGAGCCGTACGGGAACCAGGAGCCGTCCCCCACCGACAGCCCAAACCCCGCCCCCGAACCCGACCAGCAATCCGGGACAAGCCTCGGCGACGACGCGAGCTCGGCCGGCGTCACCTCGCCGGCCAACCACGACGCTGACGGCGCCGCAATCGGTCAGGAAGGACCGGCGACCTCAGCCACGGCCGTAGGCGCTTCAAGTCCGGCGGGGGGGACGACCGTCTCGGAGCCAGAAGAACCGTGGAACCTCTCCAACCGGCCGCGTTCTGTCACGCAGCGAATCCCTTTCCCAGAGGACCCTGCTCCGCCGCCCTCGAACGGCCCGGCGCCTCCCAAAGAAGAACCAGCAATCCCGGTCGAAGTAACGCCTGATGCAGGAGAGCCCCCAGGCGAACCGGCCCCGCCTGCGGACGAGTCTCCGAGCGACTTCCTCGACCGCCTGCTAAGTAGCCCGCTTTACCGCGAGCAAAGAGATCGATGTGGGCGAGCGGCCCTGAACGAGGGCGACCTCCGCAGGTTCTTGGACGCGATGCAGCGTAGCCATTGGAGCCTGACGACCCCGGCTCTGTGCAGGCAGCTCGGGTTGGGACGCCTGCGTGTCGAACCGCGGATCGCGGCCGTGCAGCGGCTACTGAATGTCGATGGCCTGCAGATCGTTCAGTTCTGCCGAGACACCGATACGGTGGAGATCAAGGCCGACTTACTATCCCAAGAGTTCACCGATTGA
- a CDS encoding NUDIX hydrolase, producing the protein MTAKPLWMFSQAGALAYVCDGDDVRVVLITSRITGKWIFPKGVIDPAETPESTACIEAREEAGVLGDVQGASLGFFEVEKWGGIARVEVFPLLVDEILVDWDERSSRSRAVVPVEVAKKLVDPELALMLEALLTAIADGVLPTQ; encoded by the coding sequence ATGACCGCCAAGCCGCTTTGGATGTTCTCCCAGGCAGGGGCGTTGGCGTACGTGTGCGATGGCGACGACGTACGCGTCGTGCTCATTACCTCCCGGATAACGGGCAAGTGGATCTTCCCCAAGGGGGTGATCGACCCCGCAGAGACCCCCGAGTCGACCGCTTGCATCGAGGCCCGAGAAGAGGCCGGCGTGCTTGGCGACGTCCAGGGGGCGTCGCTCGGTTTCTTCGAGGTCGAGAAGTGGGGAGGGATCGCCCGCGTCGAGGTCTTCCCCTTGCTTGTGGACGAGATCCTCGTCGATTGGGACGAGCGGTCGTCGCGGAGCAGGGCCGTCGTCCCGGTCGAAGTGGCCAAGAAGCTCGTGGACCCCGAGCTTGCGTTGATGCTGGAGGCCCTGTTGACGGCGATCGCCGACGGGGTGCTCCCGACGCAATAG
- a CDS encoding DEAD/DEAH box helicase, giving the protein MSGFDQLHPDLQHHIANSLGWQSLRPFQEEVIPEILSQKHLVVLAPTAGGKTEAAVFPLLSRMLSEQWTGLSVLYLCPLKALLNDLDLRLTRYCSLVGRRSGLWHGDVTQTERKRIASEPPDVLLTTPESLEVILMSRRLDPATLFGQLRAVVVDEVHAFAGDDRGWHLQAVVERASAKSEHAVQRIGLSATVGNPAELTQWLAGSQPGERGHYVRPSDHLAEADVQVDYVGTLDNAALVISKLHRGEKRLVFIDSRAGAEKLSAELNKLAVPAFVTHGSLSKQHRRAAEEAFRSRSDCVIVATSVLELGIDVGDLDRVIQVGAPVTVSSFLQRMGRTGRRDPSKRNCLFLAVRHDSLLVAAALVEMWKTGFVEPTQPPPSPFHVLAQQLMAITLQEGGTSADRWYDEVKRVPAFAEMAPEEVQELFAFMLAETVLAQEQGVLRLGTLGEQKYGRKNYLKLFSVFMTEPLFRVVHGREEIGQIDELTLTIRKQGRRLFLLGGRTWEIEEVDWQKRLVRVREVRTDASVMFSSVPPGLGYPLCQAMRGVLASKYDRPWWSRRATEKIAEKRGESPWLEVDKTTLLRSGEGGLEWWTFGGVGVNATLANSLAAVLRQSIKHSPFSLEFPRGVRSGVILQAIAQLAAGGPAMPPEVDERMLYAVKFSECVPHSLALRMLERRVADPENLKRLLEQPIAERTVEPRDKAHSQSENR; this is encoded by the coding sequence GTGAGCGGGTTCGACCAACTCCACCCCGACCTGCAGCACCACATCGCCAACAGCCTAGGTTGGCAGTCGCTGCGACCGTTCCAGGAGGAAGTGATCCCCGAGATCCTTTCCCAGAAGCACCTCGTCGTGCTGGCGCCGACCGCTGGTGGCAAGACCGAAGCCGCGGTCTTCCCACTCCTGTCTCGGATGCTGTCGGAACAATGGACGGGGTTGAGCGTTCTCTACCTCTGCCCGCTCAAGGCCCTGCTGAACGACCTCGACTTGCGACTGACTCGCTACTGCTCGCTGGTCGGGCGTCGGTCGGGGCTCTGGCACGGCGACGTGACCCAGACCGAGCGCAAGCGGATCGCCAGCGAGCCCCCCGACGTGCTGCTGACGACCCCTGAGTCCCTCGAAGTGATCTTGATGTCGCGGCGCCTCGACCCGGCGACCCTCTTTGGGCAGCTGCGGGCGGTCGTGGTTGACGAGGTCCACGCGTTCGCTGGCGACGACCGCGGCTGGCACCTTCAGGCGGTCGTTGAGCGGGCGTCGGCCAAGTCGGAGCACGCGGTGCAGCGGATCGGCCTGTCCGCGACGGTCGGAAATCCCGCCGAGCTGACCCAGTGGCTCGCGGGGAGTCAGCCCGGAGAGCGGGGCCATTACGTCCGACCGTCGGACCATTTGGCCGAAGCCGACGTCCAGGTTGACTACGTCGGCACGCTCGACAACGCGGCATTGGTTATCTCGAAGCTCCACCGCGGTGAGAAGCGGCTGGTCTTTATCGACAGCCGGGCAGGGGCCGAGAAGCTCTCCGCTGAGCTCAACAAGCTCGCGGTCCCCGCGTTCGTCACCCACGGATCTCTCAGCAAACAGCACCGTCGGGCCGCCGAAGAAGCCTTCCGTAGCCGTTCGGACTGCGTGATCGTCGCCACGAGCGTCTTGGAACTGGGCATCGACGTCGGCGACCTCGATCGGGTCATCCAGGTCGGCGCCCCGGTTACGGTTTCTAGTTTTCTACAGCGTATGGGTCGGACCGGACGCCGGGACCCCTCGAAACGCAACTGTCTGTTCCTTGCCGTCCGCCATGACTCGCTCCTGGTCGCGGCCGCACTGGTTGAGATGTGGAAAACGGGGTTCGTCGAGCCGACCCAGCCCCCGCCAAGCCCCTTCCACGTGCTCGCCCAGCAGCTCATGGCGATCACGCTTCAAGAGGGAGGGACGTCCGCGGACCGCTGGTACGACGAAGTGAAACGCGTTCCAGCGTTCGCAGAGATGGCGCCCGAGGAGGTGCAGGAGCTCTTTGCGTTCATGCTGGCCGAAACGGTGCTCGCCCAAGAGCAGGGGGTGCTGCGGCTGGGGACGCTGGGGGAGCAGAAGTACGGCCGCAAGAACTACCTCAAGCTGTTCTCGGTCTTCATGACCGAACCTTTGTTCCGCGTCGTGCACGGACGCGAAGAGATCGGGCAGATCGATGAGCTCACGCTCACAATCCGCAAGCAAGGGCGGCGGCTGTTCCTGCTCGGAGGACGAACCTGGGAGATCGAAGAGGTCGATTGGCAGAAGCGGCTCGTCCGAGTGCGAGAAGTAAGAACCGACGCTTCCGTGATGTTCTCGAGCGTACCACCGGGGCTTGGTTATCCACTTTGTCAGGCGATGCGGGGCGTGCTGGCGTCGAAGTATGATCGCCCGTGGTGGTCTCGTCGGGCGACCGAGAAGATTGCCGAAAAGCGGGGAGAGTCACCGTGGCTTGAGGTCGACAAGACGACGCTTCTCCGATCGGGGGAGGGGGGCCTGGAATGGTGGACCTTTGGGGGGGTGGGCGTCAATGCGACGCTGGCGAACTCACTCGCCGCGGTGCTCCGTCAATCGATCAAACACTCGCCTTTCTCGCTTGAGTTTCCCAGAGGCGTGCGTAGCGGAGTAATCCTGCAGGCAATCGCTCAGCTCGCCGCCGGCGGACCGGCCATGCCCCCCGAGGTCGATGAGCGGATGCTGTACGCGGTGAAGTTCTCCGAGTGCGTTCCGCACAGCCTTGCCCTGCGGATGCTGGAACGTCGGGTCGCCGATCCGGAGAACCTGAAGCGGCTGCTGGAACAGCCGATCGCCGAACGCACTGTCGAGCCTCGGGACAAAGCCCATTCGCAATCTGAAAACCGGTGA
- a CDS encoding protein kinase domain-containing protein produces MRGRGYTPPSPCRCSIDDARAAAPEARSRALSDRPTAELLAIPGLSIQGQIGSGAFGAVYRARHLTLDVDVAVKVITAAHASGAGSERVLYEARLMARLDHPGLLRILDAGQVGSSVYLVLEYMDGGTCSGLSALPSDQGVGLLKQLLSATQSLHAAHVLHRDIKPAHCLRRSSDGRVKLADLGLAVDMEATRGRFQLAGTIPFMAPELFAFPPRYSERSDLYALGMTAACLLLAKPPFPAAAADQVIAWAKSGRRPRVADLRPDVPASVSATIDSMTEPSPEDRPANATEALKSIGGTPSDALLGPETAATLPEQTETRRFGGAATVRPSEILGPWRLGPEVYRSRNWLGRLVTHATTAKPARMMQLLPEGNLAGSSDFILAAAEKASRLRHDAVLAVLDWGRRHDRAYVVTDDHGLTLGSLVDGGKTLSEADALGFLRTLCVALAWLHEIGLVYQHIDPGALVVGRDARTAELRWPLYCVEAGGPTCDAQGAGRQVYAAAFAPPEVLDRSATRIMPSVDVFALGATFACLLAGRAAYASARKAGPGRIPDVAAASLGVTARTASLLAAMTAAAPDKRPAAKEVVDRVTEIAAGLGVMPPRTAAE; encoded by the coding sequence GTGCGTGGCCGCGGCTATACTCCCCCCAGCCCGTGCCGCTGTTCGATTGACGACGCGAGAGCCGCCGCCCCCGAGGCAAGGAGCCGAGCCCTGTCCGACCGACCGACGGCCGAGCTGCTTGCGATCCCTGGCCTTTCGATCCAAGGTCAGATCGGCAGCGGTGCGTTTGGGGCGGTCTATCGGGCGCGGCACCTGACCCTCGATGTCGACGTCGCCGTGAAGGTGATCACGGCCGCCCACGCCAGCGGCGCCGGGTCGGAACGGGTCCTTTACGAGGCCCGTCTGATGGCCCGACTGGATCACCCTGGTCTGCTGAGGATCCTCGACGCCGGACAGGTCGGTTCCAGCGTTTACCTAGTGCTCGAGTACATGGACGGAGGGACCTGCAGCGGCCTCTCGGCGCTCCCATCCGACCAGGGGGTCGGGCTCCTCAAGCAGCTGCTGTCCGCGACCCAATCGCTCCACGCCGCCCACGTCCTCCACCGGGACATCAAGCCCGCCCACTGCCTGCGTCGGTCTTCCGATGGCCGCGTCAAGCTCGCCGACCTGGGCCTAGCGGTCGACATGGAGGCGACACGGGGACGCTTCCAGCTTGCCGGCACCATCCCTTTCATGGCGCCGGAACTCTTCGCGTTTCCTCCCCGGTACAGTGAGCGGTCCGACTTGTACGCCCTCGGAATGACCGCCGCGTGCCTTCTGCTCGCGAAGCCCCCGTTCCCGGCTGCGGCGGCGGACCAAGTAATCGCCTGGGCCAAGTCCGGGAGACGCCCCCGCGTCGCGGACCTCAGGCCGGATGTTCCGGCGAGCGTCTCGGCGACGATCGATAGCATGACCGAGCCATCCCCGGAGGACCGTCCGGCCAACGCCACGGAGGCCCTCAAGTCCATCGGCGGCACGCCGTCTGACGCCCTGCTGGGCCCGGAGACCGCTGCCACCCTTCCAGAGCAGACCGAGACGCGTCGCTTCGGGGGCGCCGCAACCGTCAGGCCGAGTGAGATCCTCGGTCCGTGGCGGCTCGGCCCGGAGGTCTACCGGTCTCGCAACTGGCTCGGTCGGCTCGTGACGCACGCCACAACGGCCAAGCCAGCACGGATGATGCAGCTCCTGCCCGAGGGGAACCTGGCCGGCTCGAGTGACTTCATCCTAGCGGCGGCCGAGAAGGCGTCGCGGCTGCGACACGACGCAGTCCTGGCGGTGCTCGATTGGGGCCGCAGGCACGACAGAGCGTACGTCGTCACCGACGACCACGGGTTGACGCTCGGGTCCTTGGTCGACGGCGGCAAGACGCTCTCAGAAGCAGACGCCCTGGGCTTCCTCCGCACGCTCTGCGTCGCCCTTGCTTGGCTGCACGAGATAGGGCTCGTGTACCAGCACATCGACCCTGGCGCCCTGGTGGTGGGGCGAGACGCGAGGACCGCCGAGCTGCGTTGGCCGCTTTATTGCGTTGAGGCCGGTGGGCCGACCTGCGACGCACAGGGCGCCGGCCGCCAAGTCTACGCAGCGGCCTTCGCCCCGCCGGAGGTCCTGGACCGATCCGCGACCCGGATTATGCCGAGTGTGGATGTGTTCGCCCTGGGGGCAACGTTCGCTTGCCTGCTAGCGGGGAGGGCCGCGTACGCATCGGCACGCAAAGCGGGGCCGGGCCGGATCCCTGACGTCGCAGCCGCGAGCCTGGGGGTGACGGCCCGCACCGCTTCCCTCTTGGCCGCGATGACAGCGGCTGCACCCGACAAACGCCCCGCCGCCAAGGAAGTCGTAGACAGGGTGACCGAGATCGCGGCCGGGCTTGGGGTTATGCCTCCCCGTACGGCAGCGGAGTAG
- the brxD gene encoding BREX system ATP-binding protein BrxD, which yields MMQLSKQRSRDILNALRRGTVPEESLDAFAVGLDRFEVALDEELRDAKQGQGQFKAVRGEYGCGKTFFARWLADRARKLGFATAEVQISETETPLHRMETVYRRLNERLRTAECCDGAFRNVIDNWFLALEQDVLSECSGEELPDRELFQRTNELFETRLRKLGDSAQVFSLALRGYRQAQAQSDRGTADAILAWLAGQPNVAAAAKRAAGVKGDIDHFGASASIKGLLTVLRDSGYAGLLLVLDEVETVQRMRSDVRQKCLNALRQLLDDVDGGQFPGLYLVVTGTSGFFTGPQGVRSLEPLAQRLHVEFDSDPQFDNPRMPQIRLAPFNLERLCEVGGRVRDIHCSLAGAAERVRSRCDDHYIRGLADAIAGQLGGKVGTAPRIFLKKLVDVLDRVDQYEAFDPGRDFAVKIDQSEMTTSERHAAAGSVDEVELEL from the coding sequence ATGATGCAGCTCAGCAAGCAACGCAGCCGTGACATCCTCAACGCTCTGCGTCGCGGCACGGTTCCTGAGGAGAGCCTCGACGCATTCGCTGTGGGGCTCGACCGGTTTGAAGTGGCGTTGGACGAAGAGCTGCGTGACGCGAAGCAAGGGCAGGGCCAGTTCAAGGCGGTCCGCGGCGAGTACGGCTGCGGGAAGACGTTCTTTGCCCGCTGGCTCGCCGACCGGGCTCGGAAGCTCGGCTTCGCCACCGCCGAGGTACAGATCTCCGAGACAGAGACGCCGCTGCACCGGATGGAGACGGTCTACCGGCGGCTGAACGAGCGGCTACGTACGGCCGAGTGCTGCGACGGCGCCTTCCGGAACGTGATTGACAACTGGTTCCTGGCCCTCGAGCAAGACGTGCTGAGCGAATGCAGCGGAGAAGAGCTCCCCGACAGGGAGCTTTTCCAACGCACCAACGAGCTCTTCGAAACCCGCCTCCGAAAGCTTGGCGACTCGGCCCAGGTCTTTAGCCTGGCCCTCCGCGGCTACCGTCAGGCTCAGGCCCAGAGCGATCGCGGGACCGCGGACGCGATCCTTGCCTGGCTCGCCGGGCAACCGAACGTGGCCGCCGCCGCCAAGCGGGCGGCAGGGGTCAAGGGAGACATCGACCACTTCGGCGCCTCGGCGTCGATCAAGGGGCTCCTCACCGTGCTCCGGGACTCGGGCTACGCCGGGCTGCTGCTGGTCCTCGACGAGGTCGAGACAGTGCAGCGGATGCGGAGTGACGTCCGGCAGAAGTGCCTCAACGCGTTGCGGCAGCTCCTGGACGACGTCGACGGCGGCCAGTTCCCCGGGTTGTATCTGGTCGTCACCGGCACCTCCGGATTCTTCACCGGGCCGCAAGGGGTCCGGAGCCTCGAGCCGCTTGCTCAGCGACTGCACGTCGAGTTCGACTCCGACCCCCAATTCGATAATCCCCGGATGCCGCAGATCCGTCTCGCTCCGTTTAACCTTGAGCGACTCTGTGAGGTAGGGGGCCGCGTCCGCGACATCCACTGCTCGCTCGCCGGGGCCGCTGAACGTGTTCGCAGCCGCTGCGACGACCACTACATCCGCGGCTTGGCTGACGCGATCGCCGGCCAGCTCGGCGGTAAGGTTGGGACGGCGCCCCGCATTTTTTTGAAGAAGCTGGTCGACGTGCTCGACCGGGTCGACCAGTACGAGGCGTTTGATCCGGGACGCGATTTCGCCGTGAAGATCGACCAGTCCGAGATGACGACCTCCGAAAGGCACGCCGCGGCGGGGAGCGTCGATGAGGTGGAGCTCGAACTGTGA